In the genome of Nymphaea colorata isolate Beijing-Zhang1983 chromosome 9, ASM883128v2, whole genome shotgun sequence, one region contains:
- the LOC116260835 gene encoding calcium-dependent lipid-binding protein-like yields the protein MLFLEQSSSAWTSSHLLTASLPFAGVNRRGERKCRSRRSPTVAPLGLGRDFRCRCLNKSSPGLSYEFAERISDAQRYTIVKRLSDELELVSDFSSFREDPIVEKLRSQVGVIKPIPPPPVNGRVAGMFVFFFFVGVMFDKLLTSGKRNKWTRDSRSGIWPQVPTSFSLFLEKDLQRKESVEWVNMVLGKLWKVYRNGIENWIIGLLQPVIDDLNKPGYVQRVEIKQFSLGEEPLSVRNVERRTSRRANDLQYQIGLRYTGGARMLLLLTLKFGFIPVVVPVGIRHFDIDGELWVKLRLIPSEPWVGAVSWAFVSLPKIKFELAPFRLFNLMAIPVISMFLTKLLTEDLPRLFVRPKKIVLDFEKGETVGLFPEDFRAAEVHDGNSDFAGELSVTLVDAQKLAYVPIGKTDPYVVLTLGNQVICSKRNSQTTVIGPPGAPIWNQDFHMLVDDPRQQQLCIQVKDSFGFADYTIGTGEVELSHLQDTVPTDRIISLRGGWGVFSKGTSGEILLRLTYKAYVEDEEDDRMVVELDGDTTDDETSDEEAEGLYEPREKSSSAAVEEESFMNVLSALIVSEEFQGIVKSETGNSRPSEEAPKRDPDMERSSGLISPKVALSDPESNPNDSAGSVIFWLAVATSFAFLISFSVHGSNIFNP from the exons ATGTTGTTCTTGGAACAATCTTCCTCCGCCTGGACTTCATCCCATTTATTGACCGCTTCACTTCCATTCGCCGGTGTTAACAGAAGGGGGGAACGGAAATGTAGATCTAGACGAAGCCCTACGGTTGCGCCCCTTGGTCTTGGTCGTGACTTCAGATGTCGCTGCCTGAATAAGAGCAGCCCTGGCCTGAGTTATGAATTCGCGGAGAGAATCTCCGACGCCCAGAGGTATACGATCGTCAAACGCCTGTCTGATGAATTGGAGCTTGTGTCGGATTTCAGTAGTTTCAGGGAAGACCCTATAGTAGAGAAGTTGAGGTCCCAAGTTGGTGTAATTAAACCCATACCTCCGCCGCCAGTCAATGGGAGGGTGGCCGGGAtgttcgtcttcttctttttcgtCGGGGTTATGTTTGACAAGCTCTTGACGTCTGGGAAGAGGAACAAGTGGACTCGTGATTCAAGGTCGGGTATATGGCCTCAAGTCCCCACTAGTTTCTCGTTGTTCCTGGAGAAGGACCTCCAGAGGAAGGAGTCAGTCGAATGGGTGAATATGGTGCTGGGGAAACTGTGGAAGGTGTACCGCAATGGGATTGAGAATTGGATCATCGGATTGCTTCAACCTGTTATCGATGACCTCAACAAGCCTGGTTACGTTCAGCGAGTTGAGATTAAACAATTTTCTTTAGGCGAGGAGCCATTGTCAGTCAGGAACGTCGAGCGCAGGACCTCCCGCCGTGCTAACGACTTACA GTATCAGATTGGCCTTCGTTATACTGGAGGAGCTCGTATGTTACTACTGCTTACCTTAAAGTTTGGCTTCATCCCTGTAGTTGTGCCAGTTGGCATTCGACATTTTGACATTGATGGGGAGCTCTGGGTGAAGCTAAGATTAATACCATCAGAACCTTGGGTAGGAGCTGTGTCATGGGCGTTTGTTTCACTGCCAAAAATCAAGTTTGAGCTGGCACCATTTCGTTTGTTTAATTTGATGG CTATTCCAGTGATCTCAAT GTTCTTGACGAAACTGCTGACAGAAGATTTACCTCGGCTGTTTGTCCGTCCCAAGAAGATTGTCCTTGATTTTGAGAAAGGGGAAACTGTTGGTCTTTTCCCTGAGGATTTCAGGGCTGCTGAAGTTCACGATGGGAACAGCGATTTTGCTGGTGAACTGTCTGTCACTTTAGTTGATGCTCAGAAACTTGCGTATGTCCCTATAG GGAAAACAGATCCATATGTTGTTTTGACACTGGGGAATCAAGTGATTTGCAGTAAAAGGAATAGTCAAACCACTGTGATTGGGCCTCCAGGTGCTCCAATCTGGAATCAG GATTTCCATATGCTTGTAGATGACCCAAGACAACAGCAACTCTGTATCCAAGTGAAAGATTCATTTGGATTTGCAGATTACACCATTGGCACTGGAGAG GTTGAGCTCAGTCATCTTCAAGACACGGTCCCTACAGATAGAATTATCTCACTGAGAGGTGGTTGGGGAGTTTTTAGTAAAGGAACATCTGGAGAAATATTACTTCGCCTGACATATAAGGCATATGTAGAGGATGAAGAGGATGATAGAATGGTTGTTGAATTGGATGGTGACACAACTGATGATGAAACTTCAGATGAGGAAGCTGAAGGCCTGTATGAACCAAGGGAAAAGAGTTCATCTGCTGCAGTGGAGGAAGAATCTTTTATGAATGTTTTATCTGCTTTGATTGTGAGTGAAGAATTTCAGGGAATAGTAAAATCTGAGACTGGAAACTCAAGACCCTCTGAGGAAGCTCCTAAGCGAGATCCAGACATGGAAAGGTCATCTGGTCTTATTAGCCCCAAGGTTGCTCTTAGTGACCCTGAAAGCAATCCTAATGACTCGGCAG GTTCAGTAATATTTTGGCTTGCTGTGGCCACAAGTTTTGCATTCTTGATTTCCTTTAGCGTGCATGGCTCTAATATCTTTAATCCTTGA